The nucleotide window CGTGTCAGAGACACACCCTGTAGACCAGCAGTTGCCAAGCACAGCCCACCAGGGTAGGCTTCCTTGTGGTGAGGGGCCAGGGTTGAGACGGGCCTCTCCTATTCGCCAACCCTGACCTGTCCGTGCACCGTTGTGACTCTTCCTAGCCCACTCTAGGTGGGGGTTTCCTGCTCTCCTTGCTCACCTTCCGTGCCATCCTCACTCCTTCTGGCTTCCGCGGCTTGTGTTGTCTGAGGTTTCTGGTACCTTCCCTGTGCCCGAGCCTGTGGGCGTGTGTGGCTTTCCTTGGTTTGGAGATGTTTTCTTCCCTGGGTTTCTGTGCCGTGGTTGTCTTGGCTTCCCTTCAGCCTCTGAGGCTAAGCCTTCTGTCACTTTGATGGTCTCCCAGATCTAGAGCTCTTTGGAAAATCTCAGCCATTCTTGAGGGCTCAGTGGCCACCTCAGGGTCAGCTCCCAGCACATTGGCTgcagcccagcctctccccaAGGTTAGAAACATGGCTCCGATTCCAATGGATTGGCTCCTTGGACGGTCTTGTTATCTCCCGTCATTCCAACTTGTTCTCCTGTCCCCCTAGATTGTAATAGCAAGCACACTGGGGTATCCACTTGACTCTGTAGACATACCATATGGGCCACCAAAACCCAGGGAGTCATCAAGGGAAGGAGTTCTTGTACTCCAGCTAGGTGAGCCGCAGGTGGTGAGACAGGGCTGTCTGGCCTCCTGGACTCCTTTCGACACAGGTACCAGCATGTGTCCGTGAATGTGTGTGCGCGACACACACACGCATGCCAAGAGTAAAGTTGGGAGAAAGGATTGCTTCTACCTCTGTCCCAGCTAACACTTGCAGTGCTGGGCCTGCTGTCAATACGTAAAAGGGGCCGGAGGCCAGGGAGGGGTTCCAGGGGCCAGCCTTCCTGGGAGAAAGGTCAGATGAGGTCCCTTGTTTGCTTTCTTGGGGAGAGTGGCAAAAGGGATGGCAAGGAGAAGTAGAAGAGCTTTTCTTAGGAGCCTGGTGACTGACTGGATTAATAAACTGCACAAATTATGAGCACTTGTAATGTGCCAGGTGTTGGGGAGACCAGGGTGGGAGGGACTGGCCTCAGGGGCTGCCGGTCCAAAGGCTGTTACATTCTGTGCCCACGGCTATGACGGGCGACTTGTGAGGGACCCAAACAAAACCAGCTGGGGTTCTGGGGAGGTGCTGCCCCAGCTTTTGGAAACCGGTCGTTTCAAAATGCCAGGTATCAGAGAGGGGCCTGTCTTAGGCGGCCCAGCACGGTGTGCCTGGTGAAGCCCTGAGGACGGGGAAGCGGGAGCAGCCCCGATGGAGGCGGAGTGCGGCGCAGCAGCTGAGAGAGGCAGGTGACCAGGTGGGAGGAAATGCCACATCCGCCGGGCGGGAGGAGTAGAGAGGCAGCTGAGGGGCAACCTGGCACAGTCGAGCGGACGGACAGCGAGGGGGTCTGAGGTCGCGCGGGGCAGGGCGTGGCGGAGACGACGCACGGATGGGCCCACGTGGCTCCACAGCTCTTTACCTCGGAACCCGGGACACCGCCAGGACCTCAGGGAAGGCGCCGCGGAGCGTCGGGACTCGCACCGCTTGGCGCCCCCTTGCAGGCCCCTGAAGAACTCCATTTCCCGGCGGCGCCGAGCGCTGGTGCTCGCTGccttctgggaaatgtagtgtCTACAGGTCACCCGGGCTGTTACTGTGGCGGGCcaaggactacatttcccaggggGCCGCGGGAACAGGGCCGGGCTTGCGCACGTTCCACTTCCGGGCGCCGGACGTCGCCAAAGAGTTGCAGAAGTATACTGTTACCTCCCCCTCACCTCCGCGCGCCGGCCTGTCGTGGGGAGGTGGGTGGTTgctagggaagggagggaaggggcggGGTGGGCACAAGGCACCGGAAGTAGTGCTTGGGCCGGACGGAAGCTCGTGGTCCTGGGGCCCCAGGGTGGTCGGTCTTTGTTCCTGCACGGTGTTGTTTGACGCCGTCCGCGTGGCTTCCTGGGGCGGTGAGTCTGGGCTCGACGCGATGGAGGCGTCGGAAAAGCCCGCGGTAGGGTGTGCAGCTGGCCAGAGGGCGGCAGGAGAAGGCGGGCGGAGGATCACCAGCTGCTTTCCGAGGACGCCGGCGAGTCCGCGGGGAAGGGCGGCGCGTGGGCTGCTGGGACATGGAGTCCGGCGGGGCTGGGCCTGCCCCGGAAGTGATTCTGGGCCGAGCTGGGCTCTCGCCACGCCTCGGGGGTCGGTGCACGTGCACCCGCGCTAGTCCCTCTCTCGGCGGAATTCCTGGGCTTCTGTCCACCTTTCCACCCAGCTCCCCCTAAACTTCTCACCTCCCCTGGAAAGTCTTCCTGGATTTCTGCAGCTCAGACCACCTCTTTGCTCCTGCTGCACCTGCGTGCGTCCCTCTATAAAGTGAGAGTGCGGGCGGGGTTGGGGGACGCTCCCCGCGCAGGGGGATTAAATACAGATCCTTCCCTGGCCGAAGGCTGTGCAAGTTCGCCCAGGCCACACAGCCTTCGCATTTGCTGATTCCGCTGCGCAGACCGTCCTGCACTCTAGCTGTCATCTCAGGGTACTTGGGGGTGAGAGCCGGGGGTTGGGGGCTGTTGGATGGGGCGGCCTGGTTCAGGGGAGCCCTGACCAATGCTTTAAAGACGTGCATTGGCATTGGAAATgatctgtcttcttttttcttaaatatttatttttttttttctttttggctgtgtcgggtctcagttgtggcacgcgggatcttcattgcggcgcgtgggcttctctctacttgcgcgcgggcttctctgtGGTTGCGGCTCGCatgcttagtagttgtggcgcgcaggcttaattgtcccgcggcatgtgggatcttaggacCCGGACGGGGcattgaacccacaccccttgcattggaaggcagattcttaaccactggaccatcggGGAAGAAATCCCAAACTGTGTTCTTTTCTGAAGTTACAGTGGTAGCAAATGGCCACCTTGGTTGGCAGAAAAATTCAGATGCTCTGCAGAcgttagaaaagaaaaagcagatgtCTTCCTCCAGTTCCTTTCTCCAGAATTGCCAGCTGAGGCGTTGCTGGTTTTCAGGATTCTTTTCTGAACACTTGTAGCAGTAgctcctgttttttgttttgaaattttaacgTTAGTGGGATCATGTCAAGTGAGGAGGACCACAGCTTACTTTCTTGTTTAGCACTGTAGTGTGGACGTCTCTCTCACTGTCCATTGTTGACCTTGACTAGTTGAGTTGGGCCGAGCCTCTCAGGCCCCATAGGATTGTGCCATGAGGGAAGGAAGTCCTTCCAGTGTAGGAACCAGCTCTTGCTCTCCCTGTGCGGCTGCACTGCAGCTGTCCCCACTACCATCTTGGCCTTCCAGCCTGTCCCCCACATCACTCTTTCTGGTGCCCCACAGACTGCATCCTTCACTTGCACAGAGCCTCCCTGGGCACGGACCCTCCCTGGGCACTGAGTCTCTGCTAGTTCCCGCCAGCACCTGTGCTTGGCTGCTGATGGGGTTCTCTCTGCCACTGAGACACTGGACATGTCCACGCCCCATCCCCAGGAGCAGCCCTCCTACCGGCCCAGTCTGGCCTGAACTCCTGAAGGCTTCCCTGCAGGAAGCGCTCCCTCACTGTCCTAACCAGATTCCCAGTGTGAGGCATCCTCTTGAGGGCACAGATAGGGAGGTTGAGGCTGGAGGTGTCCCCCTGCCAGGTGGTCAGCTGGCCAGGTGTGGGGACAGTTTCCGCCACAGCAAGTGACCTTGCAGGGTGTGAGTCGGTGGAGGGGTGTGGGTGGTCCATGGCCCTGATTGGGTGGGTGTGTGTCCCAGGAAGACGGTGTGTGTGGCCTGAGTGAAGGCAGAGAGGCCAGCTTCCCCAGGTTTCGCCATGGCAGCCGACCCAGCACCCATCGGTCAGGAAGAGCTCGTGATCatcaagatggaggaggatgaGACCGCCCTGTGGGATCCTGAACCGTTCTTCAAGCCTCAGCCCCAAACCCTGTTGCCTGGGCTTGGTAGGGACCCCCGGCAGTGCTTCCGGAGCTTCCGCTATGAGGAGGCATCAGGGCCCCGCGAGGCGCTGGCCCGGCTCCGGGAGCTGTGCCGCCAGTGGCTGCGGCCCGAGGTGCACTCCAAGGAGCAGATGCTGGAGCTGCTGGTGCTGGAGCAGTTCCTGGGCGTGCTGCCACCTGACACCCGGGTCTGGGTGGAGTCCCAGTGCCCCGAGAGTGGCGAGGAGGCTGTGGCACTCGTGGAGGACCTCGCTCAGATGTTGCAGGAGACTGGTGAGCCACGGGGGACTGGGCTTGGGGGCAGGGAAGGTGCAGGGGGACACAACCCATGACGCCGGGTCCTGAGTGCCTGCCCGCTCTGCCCAGGCCCTGTGTCCTCATCTCTGGGAAGAAGACTCAGAAGCTGTGACATGTTTGGAGACTTTCCTAGACTCTGAGCCTCCCAGAGGTGTGAGCCTGGGGTTGGCGTAGCATTTCCCCTGCTCAGGTGCACtggccttctttctcttccttttttctttcctggcaaaGTCACGGAGTGCatgccatgtgccaggccctgtgggtccagcagggaagggagagaggcaagGTCCTTGGCCTGTTGGAGCCTAGACTGGTTTGAGAGTTGGACAGTGAGACCTCCAATCACAAGTAgggtgtccttctttctctagagGGGGTGGAGGCAAGAGGAGGTGGGCACAGAGGTCGGCCTGGCCAGGGGTGGCTTTGCAGTTCGTGCTGTGTGACGTCTTCACCTTGGACGTGTGCTTCTGCACCTTTGAGGAGGTGACAGCCGTGcagcagggaggagagatggTTGGTTACCGCCTCGGTCCACCCTGGCATGTGTTCACTTGTTTACTCCTGTGTATTTGTGCAGTTCTTTTTGCCTGCTTGGCCCCTTGTATCGAGGGGTGGAAACCATGGCACTTAAATAAGCAAACGAAAACCCAGCTTTATTAGGCTCTAACCCACAATAATCAAAAAATTGTACACTTTGTGGCTTTTGGTATAGTCACAGGTTTGTACGGCCATCACCCGTGTCCGAAGTTATCACCTTCAAATAAACCCCGTGCCCGTCAGCAGCCACTCCCCATTCTTCCCTTTCCTAGTGCCTTGGCAGCCGGGAAGCTGCTTTGTGTCTCTGTACACTTTCTGATCCTGGACGTTttattaaatggaatcatacatttgATGCAATCATACATGGCTTTTTATGACGGGCTTCTTTTATCGAGTATAATGTTTCCAGCGTTCATCCACAGTGTGGTTCATCCACCTGACTCATTTTTATGCCTAgccatattccattgtgtggttataccacattctgtttattcatttatctgttatggatatttgggttgtctGTACCTTTTGGCTGTTACCATCAATGCTGATGTGAACTTATGTATACTTTACTCTCTTggttatatacctaggagtggaattgctggatcacatggtaactctggCCTTTTGAGGAACTGCGAACACACCACTTGTTTTAAGAGAGGGGATTTAATGTAGAGAGTGTAACCTAGGCACTGAAGGAGTGAAAAAGTACAAAGAGAACGCTAAGGTGTCACGGCGGCAGGAAGTGCAGGGAGCTGAGTCCGCCCTGGGAAGAGGTTGAAGAACTCTAGGGTGTCACGGGGGCAGGAAATGCAGGGAGCTGTGTCCGCCCTGGGAAGGGGTTGAAGAACTCTAGGGTGTCACGGCGGCAGGAAGTGCAGGGAGCTGTGTCCGCCCTGGGAAGGGGTTGAAGAACTCTAGGGTGTCACGGCGGCAGGAAGTGCAGGGAGCTGTGTCCGCCCTGGGAAGGGGTTGAAGAACTCTAAAGTGTCACGGCGGCAGGAAGTGCAGGGAGCTGAGTCCGCCCTGGGAAGAGGTTGAAGAACCCTAGGGTGTCACGGCGGCAGGAAGTGCAGGGAGCTGTGTCCGCCCTGGGAAGGGGTTGAAGAACTC belongs to Physeter macrocephalus isolate SW-GA unplaced genomic scaffold, ASM283717v5 random_544, whole genome shotgun sequence and includes:
- the LOC114485159 gene encoding zinc finger and SCAN domain-containing protein 31-like, translated to MAADPAPIGQEELVIIKMEEDETALWDPEPFFKPQPQTLLPGLGRDPRQCFRSFRYEEASGPREALARLRELCRQWLRPEVHSKEQMLELLVLEQFLGVLPPDTRVWVESQCPESGEEAVALVEDLAQMLQET